AGGCAatcaataaaataaaaaataatgtactcacaaatatgaacaatttttgcaaaaccagaatggacaaaattattcTCCTCATCCTCCTGTGTGAAGTCAAATTAAACAATCTCTACATTCGCCAAAAGGATGTTACccatggagaaaataaagcCGATATTCACTTAACAAGAAATATAATTCGTCTTTGTCATGGCGTTATAGAAGAGGTCACCAGAAagttaattcctttttttttttccttcaacatattttcccctcccgATTATTTTAATTACCGCTTTGAGCACTTCCATACAATTGTACAAGGTATCGTGCCCATTCCTTGAGTTTGGTTTGGTACCCTCTGCAACGCGTTGTTAGGGGGATGACTCTCGTGTGTGTGCgctatgttttttttcgtgtaaacCTACACTTTGTGATTCATTCACGcccgtgtgtgtgtgtatgtgtgcatgtCCCAGGGggcccatatatatatatgtatatgtgtatatatatatatattttttccgccCCCCCTCTGGCGAAGATTGACTGTATCATTGTTACTGCGcccctttcccattttacgCCTTTATGTTTTCACCGCATGGGGCACACAGGTGTTTGTGCAAATGGGGCTTTTCCCCgcttgcttatttttttgtttttttaagtgttcatttttttctcttttcctgcTTGCATAAATTGTTGCTTgcgtgtttcctttttttttttttttttttttttccttccgttgAACACAAAAATGCGTTCCCATGGAGGGAAAACTCGTATAAGAGAATATTTAGCAAAATCGACTGATCCTCATCCATGCACCCGCCAACGTACGCGCTTTCCACTCGTATTCACATCTTTCTACccttttgtaaatttctttAACCCCCTTGGTGATGCTCCCGCATGAGGAGTGACGCATGCGCGCCCTGCGATGCGCCGCTCCAAATCTCTAAATGGCATCACCGACACAATACaaagagaatttttttaagcgaaaaaattcttcataTGAGGAGGCGCccaataaaatattttccctctcccctcatcgcgaaggagaaaaaaaaaaaaaaaaaaaaagatgtacGGTGGATAagtggtggaaaaaaatgcaaacgtCCCAAAGTGCGAAAAcgatgaaacaaaaaagtgcAGTTAAATGCGACGGTGAATTATTgtagagtaaaaaaaaaaaaaaaaaaaaaaaaaaaaacatacagaACGTACTGCCCAAATACTACGGTAGGTGCAACTTCCACACAGCGTAGGTGCGACTCCCCCACGGCGCACATATGAAATACAAAAGGATTTACGCAGGAGTGTTCTTCTCCGTCGTatccaatttttccaaagtCCTGGTTCACAATTTTATTTACCTGAAGAACGAAAAAGCTATTTCCTCAAGTGCTAGTGCAGCAAATGCTTTTTGCCACAGGGGGGGCACAGCAAGAAGGCATTTTAAAACTGCACGAGAAAAACACACAGTGTCCAACGGGCTCTACAAATTCAGTCCCTTGGGGGGAAGAGCACACTTTCACAGAGATAGAAATCTTGAGGAGAAATTCTTTGCCAGCAATTTCTTTGCTATGGGTAAAGATCAACCTTTTGTGGTAATGCGGAAGAGACACACAAGCGGGGCGGAGAAAGAACCTTCGGGTTGTCCTACCCTTTTGTTCGCTCATTTTGTGTACTCATTTTGTTCGCTCATTTTGTTCGCTCATTTTGTGTACTCATTTTGTTCGCTCATTTTGTTCGCTCATTTcgtttccccattttggaCACCCCACCCTTTAGATATTCATGCTCGGAGGGCCAGGCAGCGGAAAGGGAACGCAGTGCAAATTGATCCAAGACAAATTTGATTTTGTTCATATCAGTGCAGGTAGGATTGTGTGTGTTAGTCACCTCACGGACCTAAATTACCCATTTCGAATTTAGCCTCACCAAATGGTTCCCTCCACatgtccccctttttttttttttttttttttttttttttctcctcttcctcccctttttaaggTGACTGCTTGAGGGAGTATCTAATAAAATGTGAGAAGGGCGAAGTAGATACGAAGCATCAGGATGTCGTCGAGGACTGCATAAATAATGGTTCGAATGGAAAAACACACGCGAGAGGGGGGCTCTCCATTTTTAGGTCCACTATGTATCATACGTCGTCATACTTGATTGTAGATACCCGGTTTTGCTCCCTCTTGGGTAGCAAGCAGGTCGGCAAGTAGATTGACACACGTAGATCTGCACACGAGACGAAACCACACATTTCACCATGCCGATTCCCTCGTCCCTCAGGAAAAATAGCGCCCGTCAAAATAACCCTAGAACTGATGAAaatcaaaatggagaacgaaattgaaaagaggaagaagaaggaaaaggaggaaacccAAACGAGCGAACCGACGAAGTTACAAGaccaagaagaaaaaaaaagcttctcATTCGACGTGTTCGATGATAGCATAAAGTTAAAAAACGATAATCTTGATTACTATTACGAGAAACTGAAATACCAAAATGGCATACACGAAAACGAACACGTGCAGAAAATCTTGCAGAGAAATAAGTTTAACCAAAAGGCAAAGTACAAGTTTATAATAGATGGGTTTCCGAGAAATTATGATAATTTTGATGGCTGGATGAACATAATAGGAAATTACGCCTACGTGCACTTGTGTCTGTTCCTTTACTGTGACGAGGACACGATGATTAAGCGGTGCATGAATCGGGGGCTTATGTGCGGTAAGTCGGCAAAGCCGTAGCGCGGCGGCAGCAACACCTGTTCTCGTTTTTCCTGTTCACGTCGTTCCTGTTATCGTTTTTCCTGTTCATGTCGTTCCTGTTCACGTCGTTCCTGTTATCGTTTTTCCTGTTCATGTCGTTCCTGTTCACGTCGTTCCTGTTATCGTTTTTCCTGTTCATGTCGTTCCTGTTCACGTCGTTCCTGTTCGCGTTTCGCCCcgtttcccccctccccacaGGCAGAGTAGACGACAACATGGACACCCTGCGGAAGCGCTTCGAGACACACAAAAACGGCTGCATGCCAATCATCAACATTTTcttaaatgaaaacaaatgcATCTTCATcaatgcaaataaaaacatCGAAGAAGTTTGGAACGACATACAATACGTGTTCACGAATATGTAGTAGGCCAACTGCTCGAAGGAGTTCCTTTCAAACGCGGTGGTCCTATCTGCCTATCCCCGCAAGGAGAGAACCATTTCCGCTATTGGAGAAACTATTTGTTCTGATAGAGAaatcctttcttcttttttttaacttcctcaagaaaattttctctgtctttaatttttcccgtTGTGTGCAcgaactatttttttttttttttttttatctttaagTGTATagtttcccccccctctccaGTACCTCCTTTTTAGATGCCCCCATCCCCTACGGCGCGAGCTCTGCCAACATACAACTTgatctatatatataggcGTCCGTGCATGTGCGCGTGCGCGTATGCAGAGGTGAATGTTTCTGGGCATCGTGCCTATGCACATGTTTGTGTGTATGCGTTCATATGAGCATGcgtgtatgtacacatatatacacaataGGTTAACGCATATGCATTCTTATACAGTGTGGTTATTTATACACGCCTGTGCATGTGCGTCCTCGgcattgcattttttcttccgtccAAATGTCAGAAAACACACATGTCGTACATACCTTACGGAATGGTAGATTCCCCCAACCTGTTTtgttaatatatattttttttgaataacaACCGAACCCCTTTTAATTTCGTTATATATGGTTAAAAAGGTAGACATTAAAGGGGAAGGTAGCAGCGGTCGATATACTCATGCACACAGAACTGTCCCAAAAAATGTGGCAACAGTTACACCGAATTTGACTGATGATATGGAGCGTTCCCCTATCCTTCTTGGGGAAATGAATCCCCTGGAGAGTCACAGTTGTTTCACCTGGCCCCACAATCACGAACCATCAGAAAATACACTTAAAAGggcttctttctttttgcttAGCCTTGAAGCgtttacatatacatataatgtatatatacatttgtatatatatatttgtattattattttattttttttttttttttcctgcactgttcaggtgaaaaatgtaACGTTCAGATTgtgtgcacaaaaaatgggggcAAGAGAgagaataaaacaaaaaaaaaaaaaaaaaaaaaaaaagggagcacAGTGGAGTTGCTTTCTGCATAGGTACCCACAAGCGTAACTTCACATGTACTGGCACACATGCAGATAGCAATCCCCCACACGTAACATCCGTGTGATGGCTGCAAAATGACGAACAAAGTGGTCCACCTTTcgggtgcaaaaaaaaaaaaaaaaaaaaaaaaaactccaggAGGAAAACGTTGGTCCTTATTATCAAATTCGATTACGTGGATGTGATCCTCCTCGAATGATGCCGGCTGGATACGCAGCCGCTTTGCAAAGCAACTGTTTCTCTCCGCCGTCACACCACATGCTACAGCGGCGCGCCGGCGACGCAGGACTGTTCGTAAAACTTCTGACCGGCCTTATTGGTCTCGCGCCAGTGGTAGAGGAAATTCTTGAACAGTTCCGTCCGCTGCTCATGGTTCAAGTTCAAGTAGTTGTTCACTTGctgatttatttcttcatccgAATTAATTATAAATGGATTACTCTCCCGCTCAATGCCATTTGCttgattaaaaatattatttttatttttatttttgagtCCATTTTCAAGTTCATCAATTTTACAGTGTAATAATGTCTTATCACTTAGCAGgacatttttctcattttcaatttttgagTTTTCCAACCGAAGTCCATCAATTTGATTTACAAGGACAACTTTCTCGTTGTTTAAAATTTCGATTTGATTTCTCAATTCGTTAATTTCTTTGTTCAGgttaaattcattttgtgcaatttttctCAACTGCTGATTTTCATTTGCAACTTTAttcatttccatttccaGATTGTTATTTAAATCAATTAAcgtttgtacatttttatttaaatttgaTATCGTCCCTTCGGAGCTATTTTTAACTCGGTCCAATTTCTCGTCATATGTAATGATGATATTCCTGAGCTCCTCAATTTTTATgtggctatttttttccctcttcaacGTTTCTTTTAATAAATCCGAAACCTTGTTGTAGCTAATTCGTATTTTATTAATCTCCTCCGTGCTTTTCttcctatttctttttaagcaTTCGCAATAACTTAGGAGTTCTTGAAACAAGTACACTatgtcttttttcttttctgcgAAACATTGAGATGATATATTCAGGTACTCCAGACTCCCTTCGTTGATATTCCCCCCGCCTCCCCCTGCCCCTCCTCCCACCTTACCACTCATGGTGTTCCCGTTTTGGAGAAAGTTCATGTTACCTATGTTGGGGCTGTTGAAGTTATTTCCCTGCAGGGTCAAGCTGCTACTAACGCTGCAGTTGTTCGCGCTGCAGAAGGGGTACTCCCCTCCGCCTCCTCCACCGTACTCCGTGCCCCCAACTGTGTACTCCCCCACGCAGTTACCGTACTGTCCTGCATGTGCAGCGTAGTGTCCCCCTGAAAGGGAGTATTCTCCCCCAGAGATGGTATTTTCCGCCGCGCCAAAGCTGTGCGGGGAGGACACAGGCGCGGTGTTCAAATTGATTTTGTTATGGTTCACGCCATGCTTATCAGTATTGAAAGATAACAAGGTGTCTTTGCTCTTCCAAATAGTTCCACCATAATTCTCCGTTTTCCTCTGATCAGAGCCTCCCACCCAAGCACCATTTTTGTGCAACGTACTATTCAAGGGATGCTCATCATTCCCATTGGGGCCGATTCTGTTtccaatttcctttttttcattacttACAATtacacagtttttttttggcgtaaAGAATACAGCCTGCCTCATGAGgtagttgttttttttggcatCGCTCTGGTAGGAGTTCATGGTTGGGTGGGGTGGCAGTTGGGTTGACACTTGGACGGATGGATGGATTAGCAACTGAGAAAGTGCCTTTTCTCCCGGTTTAGGATTCGGAAGCTTGAGCGATTTGTcgacttttatttttcccacccTGCCGTCTGACGTGTCCCTTAGCGTGTCCTGGAGCGTGCCTCCCACCTTGTCGCTTAACTTTTCATGCGCAGGGACGTTACACGTGTTGCCAGACGAGTTCGCTACTTCACTTGGGCCTTCCTTCGAATGGGGGGGGACCGTGATAGTAGCCTCGTCTGCCAGAGAACCGGTGTCAATGCGTGGGTGCTTCTCGTTCAGGTTTCGGCTTGAGCTGCGCCTTTGACCTGTCGCTTGATCGCCCTCTTGACCTACCTCTTGCTTTGCCTCTTGACCAGCCGCTTGACCTTCGCTTCGACTTCGGTTGCGACTTCCCCCCTGGCTTCCGCTTCcgttttttacttttaacgcATGGTGCGCATCGCTCCAAGTCGCCTTCCGTGGAACTTCTTCTTCGCCTTGTGATATTTTCGCTTTGTGGTTGCCTAAGTTGTGGGTTCCTTCCTCAATATTTTGGGCTGAACTGCTTtgcctgttttttttttccgactgGTAAAATGCCATTCTTTAACTGCAGTGCAAATTTTACCAACTCGGggtgcttttccttttccttttactttttttttttttttttttttttttgcaaggTCCCAGTCGCAAGGCCGCGCAAGTTGCATGCCCTTACCTACGAGGCGCTGCGCCTGTGTAGCGGGGTGTGCACA
The Plasmodium knowlesi strain H genome assembly, chromosome: 2 DNA segment above includes these coding regions:
- a CDS encoding UMP-CMP kinase, putative, producing MKYKRIYAGVFFSVVSNFSKVLVHNFIYLKNEKAISSSASAANAFCHRGGTARRHFKTAREKHTVSNGLYKFSPLGGRAHFHRDRNLEEKFFASNFFAMGKDQPFVIFMLGGPGSGKGTQCKLIQDKFDFVHISAGDCLREYLIKCEKGEVDTKHQDVVEDCINNGKIAPVKITLELMKIKMENEIEKRKKKEKEETQTSEPTKLQDQEEKKSFSFDVFDDSIKLKNDNLDYYYEKLKYQNGIHENEHVQKILQRNKFNQKAKYKFIIDGFPRNYDNFDGWMNIIGNYAYVHLCLFLYCDEDTMIKRCMNRGLMCGRVDDNMDTLRKRFETHKNGCMPIINIFLNENKCIFINANKNIEEVWNDIQYVFTNM